Proteins from a genomic interval of Sphingomonas sp. Y38-1Y:
- a CDS encoding F0F1 ATP synthase subunit B has product MANPVHGDPVVQTTPDGSTNANYQAELDAASHGKGMGMPETGVNAIETHGEAVPHSDPTALFLDPTGWVSAAMAVFILILLVKGVPKLIGRLLDGQIAAIRSRLDEAKQLRTEAEALRSEYERKLATAEADAAAMVAHAEEEATALRAKAEADAATLVQRRAKMAEDKIAAAERQAIADIRVKTADAAAKAAAAILAEKHDAATDRALVDRTIAGLVRPN; this is encoded by the coding sequence ATGGCTAATCCCGTCCACGGCGATCCGGTGGTGCAGACCACGCCCGACGGCTCGACCAACGCCAATTATCAGGCGGAGCTCGACGCGGCCTCGCACGGCAAGGGAATGGGCATGCCCGAGACCGGTGTGAACGCGATCGAGACCCATGGCGAGGCGGTGCCGCACAGCGACCCGACCGCGTTGTTCCTCGACCCCACCGGCTGGGTGTCGGCGGCGATGGCCGTCTTCATCCTCATCCTGCTGGTCAAGGGCGTGCCGAAGCTGATCGGGCGCCTGCTCGACGGTCAAATCGCCGCGATCCGCAGCCGTCTGGACGAGGCCAAGCAGCTTCGCACCGAGGCGGAGGCGCTCCGGTCCGAGTACGAGCGCAAGCTCGCCACCGCCGAGGCCGACGCCGCCGCGATGGTCGCGCATGCCGAGGAAGAGGCGACCGCGCTCCGCGCCAAGGCCGAAGCCGACGCCGCCACGCTCGTCCAGCGCCGCGCCAAGATGGCCGAGGATAAGATCGCCGCGGCCGAGCGCCAGGCGATCGCCGACATCCGCGTCAAGACCGCCGACGCCGCTGCCAAGGCGGCCGCCGCGATCCTGGCCGAGAAGCACGATGCCGCGACCGACCGCGCGCTGGTGGATCGCACGATCGCGGGGCTAGTCCGCCCGAACTGA
- a CDS encoding immunity protein Imm33 domain-containing protein — translation MSGYTLADPRPIAESAPYTYFLPNDAQIAAVGVGDHVKLVFDYDGPVEDFDAERMWVTVSAVTGSTLTGTLANHPGEPNAPVKYGDVVTFDRALLIDIDWADPERAPSRTPRRGYWDRCLVDHCVLTGEPVDYLYREEPDMTQEGDRYPDSGWRIRASAAAIEANENGPEYIALGKVLNQDDSWLPLIDAPVGSAFRRGEDGGYYAAD, via the coding sequence GTGAGCGGCTACACGCTCGCCGATCCGCGACCGATCGCGGAGAGTGCGCCATACACCTATTTTCTACCCAATGACGCCCAGATCGCCGCCGTGGGCGTTGGTGACCACGTGAAACTGGTGTTCGATTATGACGGACCCGTAGAGGATTTCGACGCCGAACGGATGTGGGTCACGGTGTCCGCGGTTACGGGATCGACGCTGACCGGCACGCTCGCCAACCATCCCGGCGAGCCGAATGCGCCCGTGAAATATGGCGACGTTGTAACCTTCGATCGTGCGCTACTGATCGATATCGATTGGGCCGACCCTGAGCGGGCGCCGTCACGGACGCCGCGGCGCGGATACTGGGACCGCTGCCTGGTCGATCACTGTGTGCTGACCGGCGAGCCAGTCGACTATCTCTATCGCGAAGAGCCCGACATGACCCAGGAGGGCGATCGCTATCCCGACAGCGGTTGGCGCATCAGAGCCTCTGCCGCGGCCATCGAGGCGAACGAAAATGGCCCCGAATACATCGCGCTCGGCAAGGTTCTCAATCAGGACGACAGCTGGTTGCCATTGATCGACGCGCCGGTGGGCTCCGCCTTCCGCCGCGGCGAGGATGGCGGGTACTACGCGGCCGATTGA
- a CDS encoding 2OG-Fe(II) oxygenase: MSTADPEALIAAGHIDEGVAALEMAGRRGDGGAWLRLAVLRLTGDVVPRDLVGARTALTAAREAGHPDAALMEVALTANGTGGPRDWRLAVALLERAARSDRLAADHLEMLRAMNLDGEGLPRRLPDLERLSERPRVALARGLLSPQEARHVVQAASDLLAPSTVVDPRSGRQIAHPIRTSASAAIGPTRETLPIQAILKRIALLSGTGVDQGEPLTLLAYQPGQQYRPHHDALPGLANQRIATVLLYLNQGYKGGETRFSRSGLTVAGRGGDALVFGNTLPDGRPDPDAEHAGLPVIAGQKLLATRWIRAEPLDPWTMGGSRG; this comes from the coding sequence ATGAGCACCGCCGATCCCGAAGCCCTCATCGCCGCCGGCCATATCGACGAGGGCGTCGCCGCGCTGGAGATGGCGGGTCGACGGGGGGATGGCGGGGCCTGGCTTCGGCTGGCGGTATTGCGGCTGACGGGCGACGTGGTGCCGCGCGACTTGGTCGGTGCCCGCACCGCCCTCACCGCCGCGCGCGAAGCCGGTCATCCGGATGCCGCGCTGATGGAAGTGGCGCTGACGGCCAACGGCACCGGGGGTCCACGTGACTGGCGGCTCGCCGTGGCGTTGCTCGAGCGGGCCGCGCGGAGCGACCGGCTGGCCGCGGACCATCTGGAAATGCTGCGCGCCATGAACCTGGATGGCGAGGGCCTGCCCCGACGCCTACCCGATCTGGAGCGGCTGAGCGAGCGTCCGCGCGTCGCGCTCGCGCGTGGGTTGCTGAGCCCCCAGGAGGCGCGCCACGTGGTGCAGGCGGCATCCGACCTCCTGGCGCCCTCGACCGTCGTCGACCCGCGCAGCGGGCGTCAGATCGCGCATCCGATCCGCACCTCCGCCAGCGCAGCGATCGGCCCGACGCGAGAGACGCTGCCGATCCAGGCGATCCTCAAGCGGATTGCACTCCTGTCCGGCACCGGTGTCGATCAGGGTGAGCCGCTGACGCTCCTCGCTTATCAGCCCGGCCAGCAATATCGCCCGCATCACGACGCGCTGCCCGGCCTCGCGAACCAGCGCATCGCCACGGTGCTGCTCTACCTCAACCAGGGGTATAAGGGCGGCGAGACGCGCTTCTCGCGCAGCGGGCTGACGGTGGCGGGACGCGGCGGCGATGCCCTGGTGTTCGGGAATACGCTACCCGACGGGCGGCCCGATCCCGACGCCGAACATGCCGGCCTGCCGGTGATCGCGGGGCAGAAGCTGCTCGCCACCCGCTGGATTCGCGCCGAGCCGCTCGATCCGTGGACGATGGGCGGGTCGCGGGGGTGA
- a CDS encoding TonB-dependent receptor domain-containing protein — translation MRTTRWMSATALAGVAAFAPSAANAQATVPPAVAQQEQVDAGQTSDDSSGQIIVTGTRIRQPNLESTVPITSVSGEEFFETGQVSVGDILNDLPQLANTFSQQNSTRFLGTRGISLLDLRNLGTQRTLVLQNGRRHVAGDILVNGVSPDVNTIPTDLIERVDITTGGSSSVYGSDAIAGVVNFILKDNFEGIQIRGQAGVNIDYGDAGNQYVSALVGKNFAEGRGNVALNVEYSNQSSYFGSGRPAFRQNNGFVVVDTDVPGAPGVVNNSDGVPDRLFFRDIRAATISLGGQVAFASPTGACGRDSLGAAFTCAYLFQPDGTLVQQTGQRVGLAPNGNFLGGNGTSSREGQLLTLSPNLERVSVNSIGHFEVSPAFVPFYEAKYSRTRAFGSQSGPFFSQGGTLGADVREQIRFDNPYLTDQARGVLTTARLAAGSTAPTGATRFALRKNWVEFGIRDEEITRETFRIVGGVRGDFNDDWNYELSLNYGEHNERNRIAGNVNLQRYLLGLDTTRNAAGQIVCRSQVDPAAAIGYAGATPDAARLAADIAACVPINPFGQGSSSQAARDYVTVDSSAQGKITQFVASGFMSGDLSQLFELPGGPIAFSVGAEYRRETNYYDLDELTQQGYAFYNAIPEFTAPAFEVKELFGEVSIPLLKDLPFAHALTVTGSGRVADYNNAVGTVFAWSAGVDFAPIPDIRFRGSYSRSIRSPNLSELYSAQSQNFAPGFADPCSARNIGTGSNTRAANCAAAGRPANYDFVYVQSLEVLSGGNPNLEEERGVSYTIGGVFEPSFFPGFSMSVDYYDVAVKNVITSVAAQTIANQCYDLATLDNQFCALIQRAGAGGGPNGEEPFRILEGTLLASTLNFAKLKARGIDTNISYRQNLGWGNLLLSGIWTRVLQRDSFTNPTDPDRINRLLQELGNPRDQVNVNARLGIGNFRIGYELRWIDKMYLNTYEDFNSLQGRPPENPDYAEFKFYPDVWYHNIRADVDVNDKFNLYLGIDNVTNQLPPLGLTGVGAGSGIYDVRGRYGYIGFVAKF, via the coding sequence ATGCGTACCACTCGTTGGATGTCCGCGACCGCGCTCGCGGGCGTTGCAGCCTTCGCGCCGAGCGCCGCAAACGCGCAGGCGACCGTGCCGCCCGCCGTCGCTCAGCAGGAGCAGGTCGACGCCGGCCAGACCTCGGACGACAGCTCGGGCCAGATCATCGTGACCGGCACGCGCATTCGCCAGCCCAACCTCGAATCGACCGTGCCGATCACGTCGGTGTCGGGTGAGGAATTCTTCGAGACCGGCCAGGTTTCGGTCGGTGACATTCTCAACGACCTGCCGCAGCTCGCCAACACGTTCAGCCAGCAGAACTCGACGCGCTTCCTCGGCACGCGTGGGATCAGCCTGCTCGACCTTCGCAACCTAGGCACGCAGCGCACGCTCGTTCTCCAGAACGGCCGCCGCCACGTTGCGGGCGACATCCTCGTCAACGGCGTTTCGCCCGACGTGAACACCATCCCGACCGACCTGATCGAGCGCGTCGACATCACCACGGGCGGCAGCTCGTCGGTTTATGGTTCGGACGCGATCGCCGGCGTGGTGAACTTCATCCTCAAGGACAATTTCGAGGGTATCCAGATCCGCGGCCAGGCCGGCGTCAACATCGACTATGGCGATGCTGGCAATCAGTACGTGTCGGCGCTCGTCGGCAAGAACTTCGCCGAAGGTCGCGGTAACGTCGCGCTGAACGTCGAATACTCGAACCAGTCGAGCTATTTCGGCTCGGGCCGTCCGGCGTTTCGTCAGAACAACGGCTTCGTGGTCGTCGACACCGACGTGCCCGGTGCGCCTGGCGTCGTGAACAACTCGGACGGCGTTCCCGATCGCCTGTTCTTCCGCGACATCCGCGCGGCGACGATCTCGCTCGGCGGTCAGGTTGCGTTCGCCAGCCCGACCGGCGCATGCGGCCGCGACTCGCTCGGCGCCGCGTTCACCTGCGCCTATCTGTTCCAGCCCGACGGCACGCTGGTGCAGCAGACCGGTCAGCGCGTCGGCCTTGCGCCGAATGGCAACTTCCTGGGCGGCAACGGCACGAGCAGCCGCGAGGGCCAGCTGCTGACGCTGTCGCCGAACCTCGAGCGCGTCTCGGTCAACTCGATCGGTCACTTCGAAGTCTCGCCTGCGTTCGTCCCCTTCTACGAGGCGAAGTATTCGCGCACGCGCGCCTTCGGTTCGCAGTCGGGTCCGTTCTTCTCGCAGGGCGGCACGCTGGGCGCCGATGTCCGCGAGCAGATCCGCTTCGACAACCCGTACCTGACCGATCAGGCACGCGGTGTCCTGACGACCGCCCGCCTTGCTGCGGGCTCGACCGCGCCGACCGGCGCGACGCGTTTCGCCCTTCGCAAGAACTGGGTCGAATTCGGCATCCGCGACGAAGAGATCACGCGTGAGACGTTCCGCATCGTCGGCGGTGTCCGCGGTGACTTCAACGACGACTGGAACTACGAACTCTCGCTGAACTACGGCGAGCACAACGAGCGCAACCGGATCGCCGGCAACGTAAATCTCCAGCGCTACCTGCTCGGCCTCGACACGACCCGCAACGCCGCCGGTCAGATCGTCTGCCGCTCGCAGGTCGATCCGGCCGCCGCGATCGGTTACGCCGGTGCGACCCCGGACGCTGCTCGCCTCGCCGCGGACATCGCGGCCTGCGTTCCGATCAACCCGTTCGGACAGGGCTCTTCATCGCAGGCGGCGCGCGACTACGTCACCGTCGACTCGTCGGCGCAGGGCAAGATCACCCAGTTCGTGGCCTCGGGCTTCATGTCGGGTGACCTCAGCCAGCTGTTCGAGCTGCCAGGCGGTCCGATCGCGTTCTCGGTCGGTGCCGAGTATCGCCGCGAGACGAACTATTACGACCTGGATGAGCTGACGCAGCAGGGCTACGCCTTCTACAACGCGATCCCCGAGTTCACGGCGCCCGCGTTCGAGGTGAAGGAGCTGTTCGGCGAGGTCTCGATCCCGCTGCTCAAGGACCTGCCGTTCGCGCATGCACTCACCGTCACCGGTTCGGGTCGCGTCGCCGACTACAACAACGCGGTCGGCACCGTGTTCGCGTGGAGCGCCGGCGTCGACTTCGCGCCGATCCCGGACATCCGGTTCCGCGGCAGCTACTCGCGCTCGATCCGTTCGCCGAACCTTTCGGAGCTCTACTCGGCGCAGAGCCAGAACTTTGCGCCTGGCTTCGCCGATCCCTGCTCGGCGCGCAACATCGGTACGGGCTCGAACACCCGCGCCGCCAACTGCGCCGCCGCAGGCCGTCCGGCCAACTACGACTTCGTGTATGTCCAGTCGCTCGAGGTCCTGAGCGGCGGCAACCCGAACCTCGAGGAAGAGCGCGGCGTCTCGTACACCATCGGCGGTGTCTTCGAACCGAGCTTCTTCCCGGGCTTCTCGATGTCGGTCGATTATTACGACGTCGCGGTGAAGAACGTCATCACCTCGGTCGCGGCGCAGACGATCGCCAACCAGTGCTATGACCTGGCAACGCTCGACAACCAGTTCTGCGCGCTGATCCAGCGTGCGGGTGCTGGCGGCGGTCCGAACGGCGAAGAGCCGTTCCGGATTCTCGAAGGGACGCTGCTCGCATCGACGCTCAACTTCGCCAAGCTCAAGGCACGCGGCATCGACACGAACATCAGCTATCGTCAGAACCTCGGCTGGGGCAACCTGCTGCTGTCGGGCATCTGGACGCGCGTGCTGCAGCGTGACAGCTTCACCAATCCGACCGACCCGGATCGCATCAACCGCCTGCTTCAGGAGCTCGGCAATCCGCGCGATCAGGTCAACGTCAATGCCCGCCTGGGCATCGGCAACTTCCGGATCGGGTACGAGCTGCGCTGGATCGACAAGATGTACCTCAACACCTATGAGGACTTTAACTCGCTCCAGGGTCGTCCGCCCGAGAACCCGGACTATGCCGAGTTCAAGTTCTATCCGGACGTCTGGTACCACAACATTCGCGCCGACGTGGACGTGAACGACAAGTTCAACCTGTACCTGGGCATCGACAACGTCACCAACCAGCTGCCGCCGCTCGGCCTGACCGGCGTCGGCGCCGGCTCGGGCATTTACGACGTGCGTGGCCGTTACGGGTATATCGGCTTCGTCGCGAAGTTCTGA
- a CDS encoding acetyl-CoA C-acetyltransferase, with product MTEIVIAAAKRTPVGSFLGAFAATPAHELGRIAIEAALEQAGVKGEEVSEVILGQVLTAAQGQNPARQASMAAGVPKEVPAWGVNQVCGSGLRAVALGMQAIANGDATIVVAGGQESMSMSSHAVPMRAGTKMGDASLVDTMIKDGLTDVFNGYHMGITAENLAEQYQVTRGDQDEFAVRSQNLAEQARSEGRFKDEIAPVTIKGRKGDTVVADDEYIRAGATVDGVAGLRPAFKKDGTVTAANASGLNDGAAALVLMTREEADKRGVTPLATIKSFASAGVDPSIMGIGPVPASRRALEKAGWSVGDLDLIEANEAFAAQALAVGKDMGWPLDKVNVNGGAIAIGHPIGASGARVLTTLVYEMQRRDAKKGLATLCIGGGMGIAMCIERG from the coding sequence ATGACCGAGATCGTCATCGCCGCCGCCAAGCGCACGCCCGTTGGCAGCTTCCTGGGCGCGTTCGCCGCCACGCCAGCGCACGAACTCGGCCGCATCGCGATCGAGGCAGCGCTGGAGCAGGCCGGCGTCAAGGGCGAGGAAGTCTCCGAAGTGATCCTCGGCCAGGTGCTGACCGCCGCGCAGGGCCAGAACCCCGCGCGCCAGGCGTCGATGGCCGCCGGCGTGCCCAAGGAGGTGCCCGCCTGGGGCGTCAACCAGGTCTGCGGATCGGGCCTGCGCGCCGTCGCCCTCGGGATGCAGGCGATCGCCAATGGCGACGCGACGATCGTCGTCGCCGGCGGTCAGGAATCGATGTCGATGTCCTCGCACGCGGTGCCGATGCGCGCCGGCACCAAGATGGGTGACGCCAGCCTCGTCGACACGATGATCAAGGACGGCCTGACCGACGTCTTCAACGGCTATCACATGGGCATCACTGCCGAGAACCTGGCCGAGCAGTATCAGGTCACACGCGGCGACCAGGACGAGTTCGCCGTTCGCAGCCAGAACCTCGCCGAACAGGCGCGCAGCGAAGGGCGTTTCAAGGACGAGATCGCGCCGGTGACGATCAAGGGCCGCAAGGGCGACACCGTGGTCGCCGACGACGAGTATATCCGCGCGGGCGCCACCGTCGACGGCGTCGCGGGCCTGCGCCCCGCCTTCAAGAAGGACGGCACCGTCACCGCCGCCAATGCCAGCGGCCTCAACGACGGCGCCGCCGCGCTCGTCCTGATGACGCGCGAGGAAGCCGACAAGCGCGGCGTGACCCCGCTCGCCACGATCAAGAGCTTCGCCAGCGCCGGCGTCGACCCCTCGATCATGGGCATCGGCCCCGTCCCCGCCAGCCGCCGCGCGCTCGAAAAGGCCGGCTGGTCGGTCGGCGACCTCGACCTCATCGAAGCCAACGAAGCCTTTGCCGCCCAGGCGCTGGCGGTCGGCAAGGACATGGGCTGGCCGCTCGACAAGGTGAACGTCAACGGCGGCGCGATCGCGATCGGCCATCCGATCGGCGCGTCGGGCGCGCGCGTGCTGACGACGCTCGTCTACGAAATGCAGCGCCGCGACGCCAAGAAGGGCCTTGCCACGCTCTGCATCGGCGGCGGCATGGGCATCGCCATGTGCATCGAGCGGGGGTGA
- a CDS encoding alpha/beta hydrolase: MLREHSAALPHRRTAVLAGLAAYQRAPRPPARPPRPVLAQAGSATLRDHRGAASRGRPVVFVPSLINPPRVLDLSAGNSLLGWLADRGLSPMLVDWGEPMPAERGLDIGGHITDRLLPLLAALDEPPILVGYCLGGTIAMAASALTPLAGLALIAAPWRFSGFSDRARADIADLWTAAEPACDTLGLVPMEVLQSGFWRLDPERTLDKYARFAEVDPVSEAAAAFVALEDWTNQGAPLTYAAGRELFDDFYDADLPGTGRWRVGGRIADPRALDCPAVEFVSSTDRIVPAASSATLTDRRLLGAGHVGMIVGSKAHAALWAPLADWLSGHALAR, translated from the coding sequence ATGCTGCGCGAACATAGTGCAGCATTGCCACATCGCCGCACCGCGGTACTCGCCGGGCTCGCCGCCTATCAGCGGGCGCCGCGGCCCCCTGCCCGCCCGCCGCGGCCAGTGCTGGCACAGGCGGGGTCGGCGACGCTGCGCGACCATCGCGGCGCGGCGAGCCGGGGGCGGCCGGTCGTCTTCGTCCCTTCGCTCATCAACCCGCCGCGCGTCCTCGATCTGTCGGCAGGCAATTCGCTGCTCGGCTGGCTCGCCGATCGCGGCCTCTCGCCGATGCTGGTCGACTGGGGCGAGCCGATGCCGGCCGAGCGCGGCCTCGACATCGGCGGTCACATCACCGACCGGCTGCTTCCGCTGCTCGCCGCACTCGACGAGCCGCCGATCCTCGTCGGCTATTGCCTAGGCGGCACCATCGCGATGGCGGCGAGTGCGCTGACGCCGTTGGCCGGTCTCGCGCTCATTGCCGCGCCGTGGCGCTTCTCGGGCTTCTCGGACCGCGCGCGCGCCGACATCGCCGATCTCTGGACTGCGGCGGAGCCCGCCTGCGACACGCTGGGGCTGGTGCCGATGGAGGTGCTCCAGTCGGGCTTCTGGCGGCTCGATCCCGAACGTACGCTCGACAAATATGCGCGCTTCGCCGAGGTCGATCCGGTCAGCGAGGCGGCCGCCGCCTTCGTCGCGCTGGAGGACTGGACCAACCAGGGGGCGCCGCTCACCTATGCCGCCGGGCGCGAGCTGTTCGACGACTTCTACGACGCCGACCTGCCGGGGACCGGTCGCTGGCGCGTCGGCGGCCGGATTGCCGATCCACGTGCGCTCGATTGCCCCGCGGTCGAGTTCGTCTCCTCGACCGATCGCATCGTGCCGGCCGCGTCGAGTGCGACGCTCACTGACCGCCGCCTCCTCGGCGCGGGCCATGTCGGCATGATCGTCGGGTCGAAGGCGCACGCAGCGCTGTGGGCGCCGCTCGCCGACTGGTTAAGCGGGCACGCGCTCGCTAGATAG
- the phaR gene encoding polyhydroxyalkanoate synthesis repressor PhaR, which translates to MKKANSGNGPVIIKKYANRRLYNTETSSYITLDHLATMTRDGRDFKVVDARSDEDITHNVLTQIIMEEEARGGQTMLPVSFLRQLISLYGDSMQAMVPGYLEASMDSFRRNQEQFKSAVEGAFANSPFAEIAKRNMEMFEVAAAAFKPKGGAAPAAATPGPATAPAPHAKDEEIAALKAQLADLQSKVEKLG; encoded by the coding sequence ATGAAGAAGGCCAATTCGGGGAATGGCCCCGTCATCATCAAGAAATACGCCAATCGGCGGCTCTACAATACCGAAACCTCGTCCTACATCACGCTGGATCACCTGGCGACGATGACTCGCGACGGGCGCGACTTCAAGGTCGTCGACGCGCGCAGCGACGAGGATATTACCCATAACGTCCTGACGCAGATCATCATGGAAGAGGAAGCGCGCGGCGGCCAGACCATGCTCCCGGTCAGCTTCCTGCGACAGCTCATCAGCCTTTATGGCGACAGCATGCAGGCGATGGTGCCCGGCTATCTGGAGGCGTCGATGGACAGCTTCCGCCGCAACCAGGAACAGTTCAAGTCGGCGGTCGAGGGCGCCTTCGCCAACTCGCCCTTCGCCGAGATCGCCAAGCGCAACATGGAAATGTTCGAGGTCGCGGCCGCAGCATTCAAGCCCAAAGGCGGTGCAGCACCCGCGGCGGCCACGCCCGGACCGGCAACCGCCCCCGCGCCGCACGCCAAGGACGAAGAGATCGCGGCGCTGAAGGCACAGCTCGCCGACCTCCAATCCAAGGTCGAGAAGCTGGGCTGA
- a CDS encoding serine hydrolase domain-containing protein, producing the protein MLDRRTILAGSAVLLASRAAAGPVADAKRRAIEAVELPAGFNGVLAYGRRGRIVHARRVGFADVEARRPVTPETRFKFGSASKWLASVAVLRLAEQRRLSIDAPIATYLPDFRPDTGERVRLVHLLSNTSGIPDLLTRQIASEPALRSSSASAAEIVARFGGGDLMFEPGQGWDYAALNWVILAAIVERLTGEAFADTVGRLVLRPLGLTNTGFAQLDRPPLPHLAAAYGSVQPPVRKMLPSPGFIAATGNVAGTAADAIRAAHGIFHGSLIGAASRTALTTVRWPEQDYALGGRVHVIGDERWAWETGKVQGYRAHIAHRLSASETVVVFNTTDLDQGQIARWVEAVALA; encoded by the coding sequence ATGCTCGATCGCCGCACCATCCTGGCCGGCAGTGCCGTGCTGCTTGCCAGCCGCGCCGCGGCGGGGCCAGTGGCCGACGCCAAGCGCCGCGCGATCGAGGCCGTCGAGCTTCCCGCCGGCTTCAACGGCGTACTGGCTTATGGGCGTCGCGGCCGGATCGTCCATGCCCGCCGCGTCGGCTTCGCGGACGTGGAGGCGCGGCGGCCGGTCACGCCGGAGACACGGTTCAAGTTCGGGTCAGCTTCCAAATGGCTGGCGAGCGTTGCGGTGCTGCGCCTTGCCGAGCAGCGCCGGCTGTCGATCGACGCACCGATCGCGACCTACCTGCCCGACTTTCGCCCCGATACGGGCGAGCGCGTCCGCCTCGTCCATCTTCTCTCCAACACCAGCGGCATCCCCGACCTCCTCACGCGCCAGATCGCGAGCGAGCCGGCGCTGCGCAGTTCCAGTGCTTCCGCGGCGGAGATCGTCGCACGGTTCGGCGGCGGCGACCTGATGTTCGAACCGGGCCAGGGCTGGGACTATGCCGCGCTCAATTGGGTGATCCTGGCGGCGATCGTGGAGCGACTGACCGGAGAAGCGTTTGCAGACACGGTCGGGCGTCTGGTGCTCCGGCCGCTCGGGCTGACGAACACCGGCTTCGCGCAGCTCGATCGTCCGCCGCTGCCGCATCTCGCCGCCGCCTATGGCAGCGTTCAACCGCCGGTGCGCAAGATGCTGCCCTCGCCCGGCTTCATCGCCGCGACCGGCAATGTCGCGGGGACCGCGGCGGACGCAATCCGCGCCGCGCACGGCATCTTTCACGGTTCGCTGATCGGCGCCGCCTCGCGCACCGCGCTGACGACGGTGCGCTGGCCCGAGCAGGACTATGCCCTGGGCGGCCGCGTCCATGTCATCGGCGATGAGCGCTGGGCGTGGGAGACCGGCAAGGTGCAGGGCTATCGCGCCCACATCGCGCACCGGCTGTCGGCGAGCGAGACCGTGGTCGTTTTCAACACCACAGACCTCGACCAGGGCCAGATCGCCCGCTGGGTCGAGGCGGTCGCGCTCGCCTGA
- a CDS encoding amidohydrolase family protein: protein MPLFLPLALQVAPPTPGPVPPPSVTTYILAGRVIDRPGRPPRGATTIVVRDGKVAELIDGHQTPPDRTNVIDLSSQTVLPGLIDAHVHLSSDRAGQEGLLAEFTEGAQMHAYEALWNAQKTLRAGFTTVRNLGDDGATLALRDAVARGWVTGPRIVDAGRSISTTSGHMDARLGLNDELRDHPHTDNLCDGPEACRKAVRLQIGRGADVIKIATTGGVNSRIGAGLGAQMFDDEAKAIVETAHLYGKKVAVHAHGADGIKVAMAAGADSIEHGTLMDEEAIAVMKKAGAFYVPTLSTVNGYKERIARDPNAYPPEVRKKIDWRISITGKALERAAPAGVRIAFGTDAGVSKHGRNADEFELLVQHGLTPVQAIQAATVNAAELLGLSGEIGTLERGKAADLIAVAGDPLADVRVLKSVAFVMKGGAVVPLTP, encoded by the coding sequence ATGCCGTTGTTCCTGCCGCTCGCGCTTCAGGTTGCGCCGCCGACACCCGGACCCGTGCCGCCGCCGTCCGTCACCACCTACATTCTCGCGGGCCGCGTCATCGATCGGCCGGGGCGGCCACCGCGCGGCGCCACGACGATCGTCGTGCGGGACGGCAAGGTCGCCGAGCTGATCGACGGGCATCAGACGCCGCCCGACCGGACGAACGTCATCGACCTGTCGAGCCAGACGGTGCTGCCCGGCCTAATCGACGCGCACGTCCACCTCTCTTCCGATCGCGCGGGGCAGGAGGGGCTGCTCGCGGAGTTCACCGAGGGCGCGCAGATGCACGCCTATGAAGCGCTGTGGAACGCGCAGAAGACGTTGCGGGCGGGCTTCACGACAGTGCGCAACCTGGGCGACGACGGCGCGACGCTGGCACTGCGCGATGCGGTCGCGCGCGGGTGGGTGACGGGACCACGGATCGTCGATGCCGGGCGCTCGATCTCGACCACGTCGGGGCACATGGACGCGCGGCTGGGGCTCAACGACGAGCTGCGCGACCATCCGCATACCGACAATCTGTGCGACGGCCCGGAGGCGTGCCGCAAGGCGGTGCGGCTCCAGATCGGCCGCGGCGCCGACGTCATCAAGATCGCGACGACGGGCGGCGTCAACAGCCGAATCGGCGCGGGCCTCGGCGCACAGATGTTCGACGACGAGGCAAAGGCGATCGTCGAGACCGCGCACCTCTATGGCAAGAAGGTCGCGGTCCACGCACACGGCGCCGACGGGATCAAGGTCGCGATGGCGGCGGGCGCCGACTCGATCGAGCACGGCACGCTGATGGACGAAGAGGCGATCGCGGTGATGAAGAAGGCGGGTGCCTTCTACGTCCCGACGCTGTCGACGGTGAACGGCTACAAGGAGCGGATCGCGCGCGACCCGAACGCCTATCCGCCCGAGGTGCGCAAGAAGATCGACTGGCGCATCTCGATCACTGGCAAGGCGCTGGAGCGCGCGGCACCCGCGGGCGTGCGCATCGCGTTCGGCACCGACGCGGGCGTGTCGAAGCACGGCCGCAATGCCGACGAGTTCGAGCTGCTGGTCCAGCACGGCCTGACCCCGGTACAGGCGATCCAGGCGGCGACGGTGAACGCCGCCGAGCTGCTGGGCCTGTCGGGCGAGATCGGTACGCTCGAGCGGGGCAAGGCCGCCGATTTGATCGCGGTCGCGGGCGATCCGCTGGCCGATGTGCGCGTGCTCAAGTCGGTGGCGTTCGTGATGAAGGGCGGGGCGGTGGTGCCGCTGACGCCATGA